In a genomic window of Epinephelus lanceolatus isolate andai-2023 chromosome 3, ASM4190304v1, whole genome shotgun sequence:
- the LOC117254924 gene encoding uncharacterized protein LOC117254924, producing MRAIIFRREAAPRPLFRSSLAPVVAVAWRVNVVWRAAFVWCSRPVFVTAVEAHKSSLPRAADCLVRGRREWLAGASLCSATGPLWPCVFKAASCEARIRWLFMVAVHAWHPWCWWLTAAV from the exons ATGCGCGCCATTATATTCAGGCGTGAGGCCGCGCCCCGTCCTCTCTTCCGCTCCTCGCTTGCTCCCGTGGTGGCTGTGGCGTGGCGTGTCAACGTTGTTTGGCGTGCAGCATTTGTTTGGTGCAGCCGTCCCGTGTTTGTGACCGCCGTCGAGGCACACAAATCTTCTCTACCCCG CGCAGCTGACTGCTTGGTCCGGGGGAGGCGGGAGTGGCTCGCTGGAGCCTCGCTGTGTTCAGCTACTGGTCCGCTCTG GCCGTGTGTGTTTAAAGCTGCGTCCTGTGAGGCTCGCATTCGCTGGTTGTTTATGGTCGCTGTGCATGCCTGGCACCCCTG gtgCTGGTGGCTGACGGCGGCAGTTTGA